The Hordeum vulgare subsp. vulgare chromosome 7H, MorexV3_pseudomolecules_assembly, whole genome shotgun sequence DNA window TCCCCACGGTATCTTTGATATGATATATGTGCgcatgtatgtatggatgtataTTTGGGATTTGAGCAATGGGAGGGGAGATTGATTTACAGCTCCCATGTGTCGAACTTGCCGGAGACGAAGTCGTAGTGGCCGCCGACCAGCTTGAGGGTTCCGTTGGCCACACCCTCCTTGACGAACGGGTAGGTGCTGAGGTTCTGGAGGGACACGTTGACGGCCTCCTGTGGGAATGCAACGAACGGTTCAGAAATATATCATCTCTTGGTCAGCGAGTTGATCAATTCATTCACGTCCAAAGTACGAAATGGTAGATGGGAAATGGTGCGAACCTTCTCCAGGACGCCGCACTGGTCCTCGAATGGCATCTCGGAGCACTCGTCCTTCACCTTCTTCCTGGCCGGGAAGCCAATCCTGACCCAGTCCTCGACGAAGTGGCTGATACATAAGCAGCTCCGGTCAGAAACATACGAAATAAAACTTCATTCGGATTGGAAACGTGTTTTCCTCCACCAACTTACAATGTGTCGTCCGCGCCATCCTTGAGGTTGAGCAGGGCCTTGATCCCGCCACACCGGCTGTGGCCGATCACCACGATGACCTCGACCTTGAGGGCGCAGACGGCGTACTCGATGGCCGACCCGACGCCGGTGTGCTTGTTCTTGCAGTAGCAAGGGACCATGGCAGCGATGTTGCGGACCATGAAGGCCTCGCCGGGCTCCAGGCCCAGGGTCACCGACGGGCACACGCGTGAGTCGGCGCACGCAAACACCATGTACTGCACAACCATATTGTTTTCTTGCTTTAGTCGATGACGTTTCATAGTTGTTGGTGATAAGCAAACGCAGTTCTATTCAGGCTTTGACTGCTTTGGCCATCCGGGTAGAACAAATGAATAAGCACAATATGCTGATAGCGTGATACGTGGAGTGCACGTTTCTGAGACATCTTGCCAAGAAACTCTATCACTCTTGACATTCTGTCCCGGCGCGCTTTTTATCCAGCACGGCGGGAGAAAACCAGAAATAAATCTTGCTTTTGCGACAAGGAACCGAAAAGACAGAAAGCCAAGCAAAGCAAGTGGCGGCAAGGTTCCTCCGTTGCTGGCCCAGACCAAAAAACCTAATGAAGACTTGATGATGACCCGTGAAAGTAGACCCAACAAAGGACTTGATCATGTATTCGCCATGACTTTTTGCGAGTTATCTAGAATCTAGAATGGAAGACAGGACCACCACAGTCTGCAAGTTGCTCCAAAGATTGATAGCACTTCCATAGTTCGGCAGGCCTGCTTAATTATGTATATATGCAGAGCGGCAGGGCCAAAGCCATGGATGGCTTTATTCCCTGTTCACGGTTCTTGTGTGTGGGATCTGACGTGGCCGGTGCCAAGATGGTGAAGGCTCCATAATGGACATCGTTATCAAAAAATGTATATGCTCAAATGTGATACTGCAGAGTGGCGGCTATTTTCTAAGGAGAAAATATGAGACGCCTGGGACCTGAAATTCAACACGGACAGGTTGTTGGTCCGGTTTTTTAACAAGGGGGCCTCAACAACCTAACACGGCATTATCAGGCACGCCAATGGAGAATCTCAAAGAGAGGGACAAAAATGCCTCTTCTTGTACTAGTTGCAAGATTCTTAACATCAAAGTTATCCAACAAGAAAGCAGGAAAAgcaggaaagaaagaaagaacaATATTCTTTCTTTATACCCATCATcgtccacaagaccacaaagagatAAGGACCGGGACATCTCAATAAGCCAAATCATATATCACGACAACACACACATGGGCGGGGTTACCACAGCAAGCATGATCCGATTTCTTGGATGCGCATGACATGTGGTGGTTAATTGGTAAGGGAATCCACGATTATATTTCATACTAGGAGGATTAATTGATTGCCCCTCTTGGTTGTTGGTTTACCAGTGCATAACCTAGTATCAAGTGGCCGGCAGGCAGTGGCCCGTTCAATGAGGACAAAGCAGCCGTTTCCATTTCTTAATCCACTCCACTTTGACCGTAATTAACACGAAATGCTACGGGCAGCCCCAgcgcaaacccgcggcggagtttGCCCCGGACCGGACGCCGAACGGCGGAACAAGGGACCGGAGTTGGTTGCTAGCTAGCAATAGAAGGAAATCAGATTGTGTGTATTGTGTATACCTTGGGTGACTGGTGGGCCTTGAGGGGCTCGAAGAGATCCGGCTTCTGGCTGCCATGGCGAGAGAATAATCATGTTAAGATGACTGAAATAGATAACCTCAAGGAAACCGGACCAAATCATGATCGAGGAGGAGGGTTTGTTCCGGTTAGCGGCGGGACGATGGGAATACTTACTCGTAGACCTCGGTCTTGAACTTCTCGAAGCCGGTCTTGAGGCGCTCGACAGGGTCCATCTCGAGCAGGAGGAGGTGTGGATGAAAGAGACGAAACTTGGTGGAGGGTGGGGGAGGATAGTTAGATGTTGGGTGGGCTTCTGAaatcgggaggaggaggaggacggacCTTATATAGCAgccggggaggggaggggaggggaggggatgaGGCGTAGGGGCGGCCCCCGCGTCTCCGCTGGTATACTATGTTTGGAAATGGCGTCTCCCCGGATTGGTAGCGGTCAAAGAGAGATGACGCCACGTGAAAGGAGTGGGGCTGCTGGTTTCGTGCCCGATCGccgtttcttctttctcttttagcATACTCCTGTTTGATCGGATTATATTAAGCGCGCCCGCCCGTGAGTTGATGGCGACCACCGGACCTTTCTTTGGAGGTGAGAAGAGGAGACGGTGGAGAACTGGGGGCAGGAAGGGACGGACGGCCGAGTTGGAGCGCGCACGGGAAAGGAGATAGACACAAAGAATACGCAACGGTGTGGCCGTACGTGTGGGGTGGGCTTGTGTGGTTTAGGAAGTTTTGAGATGCACCCGCATGCATAATTTGAATTGATCCTAGCCGCTGATCAACCGTGGGTAGATTTCTGACTACCAAAAAACATAGAGAAGTACTTAGTAGAGTACAATTTTTTTGACCGTCACAAAAATACGAAATAGTCAGAAATTTTTCTGGCTATTGATTAGAGTGTTTATTCTTCGTCCATTTACGTTCGGTACACTATAATTTCTTTCCAAGTTTATTCGCAAGGATGATGCCTTTCTTAATTTCTATAATTTGAAGAATGAAAAAGGAGTCTATAATAGTCCATGCATTTATCTTCCTATGCCTATAGCATTGTACCAGTAAATTTACGTCTATCCAGCGACCTAAATTAAGCACGCAATAAATATTATACAAGATATTAATATATGTGAAAATTCCACAATTTGCATGCAATTATTATATTATCTAATATCAACGTGCAAttaatattttacaaaaatatatCTAAGAAAATATTCAACAAAAATGAACACATTTACTAGGTAGTATAACCAGGAAAAAAATCCAAAGAGGCAGATCCAAGTAATCTCGGACGTCAAATCACGTGGACTCAACAACCTAAATTGGTTCAAAGGCGAGCGCTCAGCAAGTTTAACATGCAATAAGTATTATAAAAATATCAATATCAGTGAAAATTACATAATTTATCGCGTAACAAATACATAACCTTATATCGACGTGCGATTAATAGTCTACCAAATATATTTAAAACTATATTTTCCAAATACGAACGTGCATTGCATATCCGCATTTACTATTATGCCCAAATAAAAGATCCAAGTAATCTCGGAAATAAAATCACATGGACCAAATGGCCTAAATTGCTTCAGAGAGGTGAGCGCTCAATATATTTAGCATGCAATAAATATTATACTAACTATCAATATTAAAGAAAAAACAATAATTTAACGTGCAACTAATATATAACCTTATACCAACTTGCAATTAATATTCTACCAAATATCTCTAGAAATATATTTTCCAAATATGAACGTGCATTGCACGTCCACATTTACTAGTATACCAAGATAAAAATACTTAGTGTGCATATCAAATTAATCTCGCCATCAATTCATGTCATTCGAATGACCTAAATTGCTTAAATGGTGAGATCTCAAGATGTTAAACATGCAATTAATA harbors:
- the LOC123410145 gene encoding carbonic anhydrase, chloroplastic-like; protein product: MDPVERLKTGFEKFKTEVYDQKPDLFEPLKAHQSPKYMVFACADSRVCPSVTLGLEPGEAFMVRNIAAMVPCYCKNKHTGVGSAIEYAVCALKVEVIVVIGHSRCGGIKALLNLKDGADDTFHFVEDWVRIGFPARKKVKDECSEMPFEDQCGVLEKEAVNVSLQNLSTYPFVKEGVANGTLKLVGGHYDFVSGKFDTWEL